In one window of Rhodopseudomonas palustris HaA2 DNA:
- the fliS gene encoding flagellar export chaperone FliS, with protein MQNHARLHAAQAYRSAAVAVPPLRAVAMLLDGAIKALQSSIAATEQKRFEESHTQMIRATAILRGLSHHLNFDKGGAVAEGLHQTYHSLIMACLRSYGRPNSADCYKRIIGSLMELRNAWAYVALEAAKAG; from the coding sequence ATGCAGAACCACGCCCGCCTTCACGCGGCTCAGGCCTATCGCAGCGCCGCCGTCGCCGTTCCGCCGCTGCGCGCGGTGGCGATGCTGCTCGACGGCGCCATCAAGGCGCTGCAGAGTTCGATCGCCGCCACCGAGCAGAAGCGGTTCGAGGAAAGCCACACGCAGATGATCCGCGCGACGGCGATCCTGCGCGGCCTGAGCCACCATCTGAATTTCGACAAGGGCGGTGCGGTCGCCGAGGGGCTGCACCAGACCTATCACAGCCTGATCATGGCCTGCCTGCGGTCCTATGGCCGGCCGAATTCGGCGGACTGCTACAAGCGCATCATCGGCAGCCTGATGGAGTTGCGGAACGCCTGGGCCTATGTCGCCCTCGAGGCCGCGAAGGCGGGCTGA
- a CDS encoding flagellar hook assembly protein FlgD, which produces MSVAATTATTTTAATVASTASTTASLTSNEFMTLLITELQNQNPLEPTSTTDFVNQLTSYANYEQQQTLNANLTTLTTSLNSLLTLNSSNYIGQTVTAKADTGTLQDGQIAFGYSLDSAASSVTLTVKDSSGNAVWSGSGTTTSGTNSFTWDGKTTDGTQLSDGGQYTLEVSATDSTGQSVYGYTTVTGKVTGVDNSTGSPRLNIGNTSVSTDNVIGVTA; this is translated from the coding sequence ATGTCAGTTGCTGCAACAACGGCGACCACCACCACCGCCGCGACGGTCGCCTCGACCGCGTCGACCACGGCGAGCCTCACCTCCAACGAATTCATGACGCTGCTCATCACCGAGCTGCAGAACCAGAATCCGCTGGAGCCGACCAGCACGACCGACTTCGTCAATCAGCTCACGTCCTACGCCAACTACGAGCAGCAGCAGACGCTGAACGCCAATCTCACCACGCTGACGACGTCGCTCAACAGTTTGCTGACGCTGAATTCGTCGAACTACATCGGCCAGACCGTCACCGCCAAGGCCGACACCGGCACGCTGCAGGACGGTCAGATCGCGTTCGGCTACTCGCTGGATTCGGCGGCGTCCAGCGTCACGCTCACCGTCAAGGACTCGTCCGGCAACGCAGTGTGGAGCGGCAGCGGCACGACGACGTCGGGCACCAACTCCTTCACCTGGGACGGCAAGACCACCGACGGCACGCAGCTCTCGGACGGCGGTCAGTACACGCTCGAAGTCTCCGCGACCGATTCCACCGGCCAGTCGGTCTACGGCTACACCACCGTCACCGGCAAGGTGACGGGCGTCGACAATTCCACCGGCTCGCCGAGGCTCAACATCGGCAACACCTCGGTCAGTACCGACAACGTCATCGGCGTCACCGCCTGA
- a CDS encoding RNA polymerase sigma factor, with amino-acid sequence MAHALHTEPVDTLATPPAASATLAPDAIVPHDPDAPRDIDEELLDRLAANDEAAFRLLVERHIDRAFGIALRLLGSRADAEDVVQDTMLKVWTHRGRWEHGRAKFSTWLYRVVTNRCIDLHRRPRTDNVDAVPEPADAKPDACSTMQRNEITQLLETAIQKLPEQQRVAVILSYHENMSNGDIAEVMSTTVAAVESLLKRGRQQLREILRRHEPDLLQAFTDC; translated from the coding sequence ATGGCGCACGCTCTCCACACCGAACCGGTCGACACGCTCGCAACGCCGCCGGCCGCATCGGCGACGCTCGCACCCGATGCGATCGTGCCGCACGACCCTGACGCGCCGCGCGACATCGACGAAGAATTGCTGGACCGGCTCGCGGCGAACGACGAGGCGGCGTTCAGGCTGCTGGTCGAGCGCCACATCGATCGCGCCTTCGGCATCGCGCTGCGCCTGCTCGGCAGCCGCGCCGACGCCGAGGACGTGGTGCAGGACACGATGCTGAAAGTCTGGACCCATCGCGGCCGCTGGGAGCACGGCCGCGCCAAATTCTCGACCTGGCTGTACCGCGTCGTCACCAATCGCTGCATCGATCTGCATCGCCGTCCGCGCACCGACAATGTCGATGCCGTGCCCGAGCCGGCCGACGCCAAGCCCGACGCCTGCAGCACCATGCAGCGCAACGAGATCACCCAATTGCTGGAAACCGCGATTCAGAAACTGCCCGAGCAGCAGCGCGTCGCGGTGATCCTGTCGTATCACGAGAACATGAGTAACGGCGACATCGCCGAGGTGATGAGCACGACCGTCGCCGCGGTCGAGTCGCTGCTCAAGCGCGGGCGTCAGCAGCTCCGCGAGATCCTGCGGCGCCACGAGCCGGACCTGCTGCAGGCGTTTACCGACTGCTAA
- the flgE gene encoding flagellar hook protein FlgE produces the protein MSLSGALSSAISALNAQSSALAMISDNIANSSTVGYKTSSASFESLVTNTSGASSYSSGGVTASATSNITTQGLLTSTTTATNIAIQGNGFFPVTTSLTGGSTLYTRNGAFTIDSDGYLVNNGAYLLGWRTDTDGNVIGTASEGNLVPIDTSVAKTSSGATTTTSFAANLPADAAVNDTFTTSMPLYDSLGTSSTMQVTWTKTAENTWSASFGKPTLASDSTTTLAAAPTDTISVSFNSDGSLASTSPSPATVTISDWTTGAANSTITLDLGTVGGKDGLTQLSSDLSTPAVTIDSIESDGLAFGKLSSVAVGDDGTVNATYSNGETIAIYKIPVATFTASAELEAQSGGLYATTAASGSATLQESGANGAGTIYGSELESSTTDTNEQFSSMISAQQAYSAASQVITAVNKMFDTLIAAI, from the coding sequence ATGAGTTTGTCAGGCGCACTTTCGTCCGCGATCTCCGCGTTGAACGCGCAGAGTTCGGCGCTGGCGATGATCTCCGACAACATCGCGAATTCGTCGACGGTCGGCTACAAGACCTCCTCGGCCTCGTTCGAGTCGCTGGTCACCAACACGTCGGGCGCGTCGTCCTACTCGTCCGGCGGCGTCACGGCGTCGGCGACGTCGAACATCACCACGCAGGGCCTGCTGACCTCGACCACGACGGCGACCAACATCGCGATCCAGGGCAACGGCTTCTTTCCGGTGACGACGTCGCTCACCGGCGGATCGACGCTCTACACCAGGAACGGCGCGTTCACGATCGATTCCGACGGTTATCTCGTCAACAACGGCGCCTATCTGCTCGGCTGGCGGACCGACACCGACGGCAACGTCATCGGCACCGCCAGCGAAGGCAATCTGGTTCCGATCGACACCAGCGTCGCCAAGACCAGCAGCGGCGCGACCACCACGACGTCGTTCGCGGCGAATCTGCCGGCCGACGCCGCGGTCAACGACACCTTCACGACGTCGATGCCGCTGTATGATTCGCTCGGCACGTCGAGCACGATGCAGGTGACGTGGACGAAGACCGCGGAGAACACCTGGAGCGCGAGCTTCGGCAAGCCGACGCTGGCGTCGGATTCGACCACGACGCTGGCGGCGGCGCCGACCGACACGATCTCGGTCTCGTTCAACAGCGACGGTTCGCTGGCCAGCACCAGCCCGAGCCCGGCGACCGTCACGATCAGCGACTGGACCACCGGCGCCGCCAACAGCACGATCACGCTCGACCTCGGCACGGTGGGCGGAAAAGACGGCCTGACGCAACTATCCTCGGACCTTTCGACGCCGGCCGTGACCATCGACAGCATCGAGTCCGACGGCCTTGCCTTCGGCAAGCTGAGCAGCGTCGCGGTCGGCGACGACGGCACCGTCAACGCCACCTACTCCAACGGCGAGACCATCGCGATCTACAAGATCCCGGTCGCGACCTTCACGGCGTCGGCCGAGCTGGAGGCGCAGAGCGGCGGGTTGTACGCGACCACCGCCGCGTCCGGCTCGGCGACGCTGCAGGAATCCGGCGCCAACGGCGCCGGCACGATCTACGGCAGCGAGCTCGAATCCAGCACCACCGACACCAACGAACAATTCAGCAGCATGATCTCCGCGCAGCAGGCGTATTCGGCCGCGTCGCAGGTCATCACGGCGGTCAACAAGATGTTCGACACCCTGATCGCGGCGATCTGA
- a CDS encoding flagellar protein FlgN — protein sequence MMTPSPPLQPAIVQDSHRIADLVELIDQLIDVVTEENIALAMGLPASQSRHTARKLELSELFEQWVKQVSMKNVLLSTPDRALQIRVLDRIERLRLVMDENIVRLRAAIEASQRRIDAVMAAIRQQIAGNSPYGANGRISGPAASAARGVRI from the coding sequence ATGATGACACCGAGCCCCCCGCTGCAGCCGGCGATCGTCCAGGACAGTCACCGGATCGCCGATCTGGTCGAACTGATCGACCAGCTGATCGACGTGGTGACCGAAGAGAACATCGCGCTGGCGATGGGCCTGCCGGCGTCGCAGTCGCGCCACACCGCCCGCAAGCTCGAACTGTCCGAGCTGTTCGAACAATGGGTCAAGCAGGTCTCGATGAAGAACGTGCTGCTCAGCACGCCGGACCGCGCGCTGCAGATCAGGGTGCTGGATCGGATCGAGCGATTGCGGCTGGTGATGGACGAGAACATCGTCCGGCTGCGCGCGGCGATCGAGGCCAGCCAGCGGCGCATCGATGCGGTGATGGCGGCGATCCGTCAGCAGATCGCCGGCAATTCGCCCTACGGGGCGAACGGCCGCATCAGCGGCCCGGCGGCCTCCGCGGCGCGGGGCGTTCGAATCTGA
- the fliD gene encoding flagellar filament capping protein FliD, translating into MATVTSSTSASATAALATTTSGTTTTTSVDWDALIEAQVATKTAAADTIETSITANEAKISAYQNLQTLLDTLVTSTTSLSKSIVNSLSDSTFGARAATITSSGDVSASSAVSMSISNGAATGDHTLTVEQIATAHRVIGTSVADKSADMGLTGVFSLGLAGGTSVDVSITSGMSMEDIADTINAQSDSTNVQASIIQISSTEYALTLTALNDNAEITTSVVSGDDVLTTLGVTDSAGDFTDVLQEPQPALFTVDGISLTRDTNDITDVLSGVTFSLLQATPDGSTINLSIDVDADQIAAALEEFVTAYNAVREEVTAQQTLTSDGTADSSAVLFGDGTMRSIMTQIEQAMNSTVGGLSMTDLGLSFTDTNTLEFDTSVLSATLTEDLSGVIALLASKTTASSSSLSVVNTNSSPPSSFVLDIAVDDSGALTVSVGGDSSLFTVSGNTIIGASGTVYSGMAFTYSGSSSASITVTSTSGIAAQINNIADLASDTSTGSLQDLVTSLQSQDDRMEQQINDINERAEIYRAMLVSQYAKYQSAISTADTTLDYLSALLNDE; encoded by the coding sequence ATGGCCACCGTCACCAGTTCGACTTCCGCCTCGGCGACGGCCGCGCTCGCGACCACGACGTCCGGCACCACGACCACGACGAGCGTCGATTGGGATGCGTTGATCGAAGCGCAGGTGGCGACCAAGACCGCCGCCGCCGACACCATCGAGACCAGCATCACGGCCAACGAAGCCAAGATCTCGGCCTACCAAAATCTGCAGACGCTGCTCGACACGCTCGTGACCAGCACCACCTCGCTGTCGAAGTCGATCGTCAACTCGCTGTCCGACAGCACCTTCGGCGCCCGCGCGGCCACGATCACCTCGAGCGGCGACGTCAGCGCCAGCTCCGCGGTGTCGATGTCGATCAGCAACGGCGCCGCCACCGGCGACCATACGCTCACGGTCGAGCAGATCGCCACCGCGCACCGCGTGATCGGAACCAGCGTCGCGGACAAATCCGCGGATATGGGCCTGACCGGCGTGTTCTCGCTCGGCCTGGCCGGCGGCACCAGCGTCGACGTCTCGATCACCAGCGGCATGTCGATGGAAGACATCGCCGACACCATCAATGCGCAGAGCGACAGCACCAACGTCCAGGCCTCGATCATCCAGATCTCGAGCACCGAATACGCGCTGACGCTGACCGCGCTGAACGACAACGCCGAGATCACCACCAGCGTCGTCTCCGGCGACGACGTGCTGACGACGCTCGGCGTCACCGATTCCGCCGGCGACTTCACCGACGTGCTGCAGGAGCCGCAGCCGGCGCTGTTCACGGTCGACGGCATCTCGCTGACCCGCGACACCAACGACATCACCGACGTGCTGAGCGGCGTGACCTTCAGCCTGCTGCAGGCGACGCCGGACGGCTCGACCATCAATCTCAGCATCGACGTCGACGCCGACCAGATCGCGGCCGCGCTGGAGGAGTTCGTCACCGCCTACAACGCCGTCCGCGAGGAGGTCACCGCGCAGCAGACGCTGACCTCGGACGGGACCGCGGATTCCAGCGCCGTGCTGTTCGGCGACGGCACCATGCGCAGCATCATGACGCAGATCGAACAGGCGATGAACTCCACCGTCGGCGGACTGTCGATGACCGACCTCGGGCTGTCGTTCACCGACACCAATACGCTCGAGTTCGACACCAGCGTGCTGTCGGCCACGCTGACCGAAGACCTCTCGGGCGTGATCGCTCTGCTGGCGTCGAAGACGACGGCGTCGTCGAGCTCGCTCTCGGTGGTCAATACCAACTCGTCGCCGCCGTCGTCCTTCGTGCTCGACATCGCGGTCGACGATTCCGGCGCCCTGACGGTGTCGGTCGGCGGCGACAGCTCGCTGTTCACCGTCAGCGGCAACACCATCATCGGCGCCTCCGGCACGGTGTATTCCGGCATGGCCTTCACCTATTCGGGCTCCAGCTCGGCGTCGATCACCGTGACCTCGACCTCCGGCATCGCGGCGCAGATCAACAACATCGCCGACCTCGCCTCCGACACCAGCACGGGGTCGCTGCAGGATCTGGTCACCAGCCTGCAATCGCAGGACGACCGGATGGAGCAGCAGATCAACGACATCAACGAGCGGGCCGAAATCTACCGCGCGATGCTGGTCAGCCAATACGCCAAATACCAGAGCGCGATCTCCACGGCGGACACCACGCTCGACTATCTCTCCGCTCTCCTCAACGACGAGTAA
- a CDS encoding flagellin: MPVISTNTAANSAVRYLNINSQQMSSSLSKLSSGSKITQASDDAAGLAISTRISSDVTTLQQAATNASQATSILQVADGGASNISDILSRMKSLASQSSSATVTDSSRAYLNSEFTALSDQIDSIATGTRYSGQSLLDGSSTFASGAAVLVGSNSADTITVTLDSLTATELGVGTLDISTQAGATSALDALDDAIDTVSAARANIGAQESRFNFSASSISTQSQNLESANSAITDVDIASEQAKLSSAQVMVQAAVSAESAANKMPQYLLNLLG, from the coding sequence ATGCCCGTCATTTCCACCAACACCGCCGCCAATTCCGCCGTCCGCTACCTGAATATCAACTCGCAGCAGATGTCGAGCTCGCTCTCGAAGCTGTCGAGCGGCTCCAAGATCACCCAGGCCTCCGACGACGCCGCCGGCCTCGCGATCTCGACCCGGATCTCGTCGGACGTCACCACGCTGCAGCAAGCGGCCACCAATGCTTCGCAGGCGACCTCGATCCTGCAGGTCGCCGACGGCGGCGCCTCCAACATCAGCGACATTCTCTCGCGCATGAAGTCGCTGGCGTCGCAATCGTCCTCGGCGACCGTCACCGACAGCAGCCGTGCCTATCTGAATTCGGAATTCACCGCGCTGAGCGACCAGATCGACAGCATCGCGACCGGCACGCGCTACAGCGGCCAGTCGCTGCTCGACGGCTCCAGCACCTTCGCCTCCGGCGCCGCGGTGCTGGTCGGCTCCAACTCCGCCGATACGATCACCGTCACGCTGGACAGCCTCACCGCGACCGAACTCGGCGTCGGAACGCTCGACATCAGCACGCAGGCCGGTGCGACCTCGGCGCTCGACGCGCTCGATGACGCGATCGACACCGTCTCGGCGGCACGCGCCAATATCGGCGCGCAGGAATCGCGGTTCAACTTCAGCGCCAGCTCGATCTCGACGCAGTCGCAGAACCTGGAGTCGGCCAATTCGGCGATCACCGACGTCGATATCGCGTCGGAGCAGGCCAAGCTGTCGTCGGCGCAGGTGATGGTCCAGGCCGCGGTGTCGGCGGAGTCGGCGGCGAACAAGATGCCGCAATATCTGCTGAACCTGCTCGGCTGA